The genomic stretch ATAATAATATCCAACGCCCCATTTCGTATGAATATAGGTTGGCTCACTTGGATTTGGTTCAACTTTTTCCCTTAATCTTCTTACATGAACATCAACCGTTCTAACATCACCTGGATAATCGTAACCCCATACAATGTTTAAAAGGTTTTCTCTACTGTAAACTTTATTGGAATGGTTCACAAATAACTCAAGTAAATCAAATTCCTTTGCTGTTAATGATACTTCCAGCTCCTTAACATAAACTCGTCTGCTTTCGCTATTAATCTTAAGATCCCCAGACATTATGATTGGGTTACCCTCTGCACCTTCAGCTGCACCGTATTTTGATCTTCTAAAAATTGCTTTTATTCTTGCCTTAAGCTCGAGTATATTAAAAGGCTTCGTCATATAATCATCTGCGCCGTACTCTAATCCTAATATTTTATCCATATCATCACCCTTTGCAGTGAGCATGATAATGGGAACTACTGAAAACTCTCTTATTTGTTGGCAAACGCTTAATCCATCAATCTTTGGTAGCATGACATCTAGCACGATTAAATCATACTCTTTACCTCTTGCAAGGTTCAATGCTTCTTCGCCATCAAAGGCGCTGTCTACTTCAAAGCCATCTTGCTCAAGACTAAATGTAATGCCCTTAATAATTAATTTTTCGTCGTCAACTACAAGTATTTTCTTGCCCATTCCTTCACCCCTTCTAAATCGTAATTAAGTCTTTTATATTTTCAAACATTGCTTCCTTAATGCCACTTACCTTCTTAATATCTTCAATACTTGAAAATCCACTTCCAGATTCTCTATACTGAATGATACTCAATGCTTTTGATTCACCAATACCTGGCAATGTCATAAGCTGCTCTTTTGATGCGTTGTTAATGTTGATTAATTTAGTAGAACCTTCTATAGCAAAATCACCTTTGATAACTTCATCTTGCGTAGGAAAATAAATCTGTTCTCCATCTCTTGCTACACGGGCTTGATTTACTGCTTCAATTGCAACATCTGGAGTAAGTCCTCCAGCCATTTCAATAATTTCAAAAATCCTAGTTCCTAGTGGAACCTTATAAACGCCTTGATTTTTAACTGCACCACACATCTGAATATAAATATCCTTACTTATCTGGGTTTCTTCAATCTCTGGCTCACCTTGCGGCACTTCTTCAGCTGTAATATTTACATCTTCCTTGTCATTAAAACCAAACAAAGAATAACAAATCCCACATATGATCATTACAGCTATAAAAATAGCATAAACAATTTTTTTGTTACCTCGCATCTCTCTCCTTATCCTTTCCTCTCTCATTAGTATAGTAACGCAGTTTATCTCTATTTTTTTAATTCCCTGCATTTATGAAATGATTCATTTAACTTCTATATGTTGATACTTCTTTTGATTCGTTGTGAATAATCAATTATGTATCTATCATATTCTTGATCTAATAATGGTGATGTAAACATAAAATCTGCACTAGCTTGGTTTGTTGCAATTGGAATATCATATAATACAGCAATTCTAAGAAGTGCCTTTACATCTGGATCATGAGGTTGTGCTTCAAGTGGATCCCAAAAAAATATCAAAAAGTTGATATCATTTTCTATAATTCTAGAACTTATTTGTTGATCACCACCTAGTGGCCCACTTAAAAATGTTCTAACCGGCAATCCTGTTTCTTTTGCAATTAATGCACCTGTAGTACCTGTTCCATATAAAAAATGTGAAGAAAGCACGTCCTTATTCTTTTTAACCCATGCGATTAAATCTTTTTTACAATTATCATGTGCAACCAACGCTATTTGTTTTTGCACTCCCATTTTTCTATCTAACATAATTATGCTCCTTCTGTTTATACATCACATCAATTTTCAACATATTTTTAAAATGATATCCGATGTACATTGAACTTAAATATTTGTCTTCATTACCCTTCTTATTCTACATAATAATTTTTAGAATTACAACATAAATAGATAGATTTGTGTAAATAGTTCGTGAAATCATTGCTGTGCATGATGGTAATGTGATAAAATAAATGTAAAATGAATGCTTGTCTAGGGAGTGATCAAATGACAAATTATGGCTTTATACGTGTAGCTGCTGCTTCACCTGAAATAAAAGTTGGATATTGTTCCTACAATACGAATGAAATTATCCACTTAACAAAACTCGCATTAACTGATAAGGCCTCTCTAATAGTCTTTCCAGAGTTATGTATAACCGGCTACACCTGTGGCGATTTATTCTTTCAACAACAATTAATTTCTGAAGCTCTCAAATCTTTAATTGAGCTTAAAAGTTTTTCGATTGATAAAAAAATATGTATGATTGTTGGCTTACCTGTTAAAGTATTAAATAGCCTTTATAATTGTGCAGCTTTCATTTGCAATGGTAAGATTATAGGATTAGTGCCAAAAAGCTTCATGCCTAATTACAATGAATTCTACGAACATAGATGGTTTGCTTCTGCCAATGATTTATCTGTTCAAGAAATTATAATTGATCGAGAAGTTGTACCAATAGGAGCAGATTTGATTTTTGCTCATAATGAACTTGTAGATTTCAAGTTAGGTATTGAAATATGCGAAGATTTATGGACACCAATACCGCCTAGTACATTCCTAACATTAAATGGTGCTACTCTTATTGCCAATCCTTCAGCAAGCAATGAATTGGTCAGCAAAATCGATTATAGAAAGCAACTTCTCTCAAGTCAATCTGCCAGAACTGTAAGTGGTTATATCTATGCGTCTGCTGGCTTTGGAGAATCTACAACTGATGTTGTCTATGGTGGTCATTGTCTTATATACGAAAACGGAGCTAAACTATTAGAAAACAAGCGTTTTCAACTTAAATCTAATTATATAACCTCTGATATTGATCTTGATAAACTAGCTATGGATCGAATAAGAATGACCACATATAGGGAAAGTTCAACTTGGATGAATAGTGGATACCGACAACTATCCTTTGATATTCCTATTGATGATTTTGAATTAAGTCGAAAAATTGATCCTCATCCCTTTGTTCCAAAAAATAAAAACAAAAGAGATGAACGATGCGAAGAAATATTTTCTATTCAAACCTCTGCCTTAGCCAAGCGCATACGCCATATTGGCTGTAATAAAGTTGTGATTGGAGTTTCTGGTGGTTTAGACTCTACTTTGGCACTTTTGGTATGTGCTAAGACCTTTGATATGCTGAAGTTAGATAAAAAAAATATGATTGGTGTTACAATGCCTGGTTTTGGAACTACAGACAGAACGTATACCAATGCTCTTTTGCTTATTGAAAAACTGGGGGCAACTAAAAAAGAAATACCTATTCAGGAAGCATGTATGCAACATTTTGAAGCAATTGGGCATGATCCTTTGGTCCATGACATTACATATGAAAATGTACAAGCAAGAGAACGCACACAAATTCTTATGGATTTATCCAACAAAGAAGGCGCTATCGTAATCGGTACAGGTGACTTATCTGAATTAGCTCTTGGCTGGGCTACCTATAATGGAGATCATATGTCTATGTACGGCGTAAACGCATCAATTCCTAAAACATTGGTTCGTTATTTGGTTGAATGGGTAGCATCTAAATCCAATGATGACGGTTTACAAAACACATTAAGCGATATATTATTAACCCCAGTTAGCCCTGAACTACTACCTCCTGATCATGATGGTAATATTCAACAAAAAACCGAAGAAGTCATTGGACCCTATGAATTACATGATTTCTTTCTATACAATATGGTGCGTTATGGATATACTCCGATAAAAATATTATTTCTTGCCGAAAAAGCATTTGAAGATATATATACAAAGAAAGTTATTTTGTCTTGGTTAAAAACCTTTTATAAACGATTTTTCTCACAGCAGTTTAAACGTTCCTGCTTGCCGGATGGTCCTAAGGTTGGATCAATTTGCTTATCTCCTAGAGGTGATTGGCGAATGCCAAGTGATGCTGCTGTAGCTTGTTGGCTGAAAGATTTAGATGAAATAAATGCATAATGAAAACAAAAGGTATCTCCTTGGCGCTACAGCTTGCTGTCTCAAGGATATACCTTTTTCATTACATTACATTATTTTATAGTATGAATACTTTCCTTTTCTCTTTTTATAATACACTTTGTATGCCCATCATACCCAGTGTCAAAGGAAGAAATAAAACCATCAATTTTCTGCTGATCTAACGGTTTAGAATATATATATCCTTGAATAGTATCACATTTATTATTGTATAAATAACTCAATTGCTCTTGTGTTTCTACTCCTTCAGCAATAACCTCCAAGCCAAATTGATGTCCTAAGGTAATAATAGCATTTAAAATATGCTCATTCTTAGATTTTTCAACTAAAATATCATCTATGAAAGTTTTATCGATTTTCAAGGTGGAAATTGGCAATTCCTTTAAATAATTTAAGGAAGAATATCCTGTCCCAAAGTCATCAAGTGCAACCTTTATTCCCTTTTCTCTCAATTTATGCAGTTTACTTATTGTTTGATCAAAAGAATGTATTAAAATTGACTCTGTTATTTCTAATTCGAGATACTCTTCGGAAAACTGATAATCCTTTAAGGCATTTTCAACTACTTCAACGAAATTATCCTGCATCCATTGTACCACTGAAATATTAACTGAAATAATATATTTTTTATCACCCATATTTAGTTTCGAACCAAATTCAATGGCTGTTTTCAAAACCCATTCGCCAATTTCAATTATGATTTTAGTTTCTTCTGCAATAGGTATAAATCTATTAGGAGGAACAAATCCCAAGTCTTCATTTACCCACCTAATAAGTGCTTCGAATCCTCTAATTTCGCCTGTATTAAAGTCTACCTGTGGCTGGAAATGCAAAATAAATTCATCGTTAGCCAATGCTAGTTTTAATTTTTCCTCAAACAGAATTTTTTCATCCATATATCGTTTTAAGGATGCTTCAAAAATTGAGTAGGTACCTTTTCCCGCATCCTTTGCTTTATATAAAGCAACATCCGCAAACTTGACCAAATCATTTAAATCCTTTGTGGTTTCTGGGAACATCGAAATCCCAATGCTCATTGAGACTGTTGTCTTAGTTGATATGTGTAGATTTTTCTTAAAATCATCAATGATACTACTAGCAAATTGATGTATAAAAGTCAAATCAGCTTTACCTTCAATGTAGATTGCAAATTCATCTCCACCAATTCGATATAATTTCATATGATCGTTGATTAAACATTGAATCCGTTGTGATATGTTCAGTAGTGTTTTATCTCCATAATCATGACCGTAAATATCATTTACATACTTGAAATTATCAACATCAATGAGTAACAAGACAAAACATTCATCTTCCTTAGCCTCATTAATTTTTTTTGATAAGTCATGATAGAATAATCTCCGATTTGGTAACAACGTTAAGTGATCTTGATATGCCAATTTATAAAGCTTTTCCTTGTATTCTACTAGCACCTTATACTGCACTTGGAGGTCTTGTTTAGATACTTCTAGCTCTTTATATGTTTCGGATAATTCTTCATAGCTATCTATTAGCTTATTTTCTTGCTTATGAATTCTTATAATTAACCTTGAAATAAGGCTATATACTAAAACAGCTGTTACGGCAACATAAAACCAGCCCTTTATAATATTGATTTTGCTCAATAATGCTTGATTACTGACTATTTTACTTAACACAACATCAGAAGATAAAACCCAGACTGCACCAAAAAACAGATAAATAAGCGTAATTCTCAAAGGAGAATATTTATAATTATTCAATTCTTCGTGAATTTTATCTTTTTTATACGTGAGATTAATAGATGTATTTTCATTTTTATAATTATCCATACTTGTCTCCTACAATCATCCATAAGTACCCATAGTCAATAGTATAATCTATATAAAACAACTATATACTATGTCTATAAAGATGATATGTTTAATCTGTGTCTTTATTATGTCTTCACTAAGAACAAGTTAGATGATTTATTTTATTTTTTCACATAGAAGACAGCTAGCACTCCTGGTCCAGCATGAGTTCCTATAATAGCTCCAATTTCTCCGATAATGATTTCTCCATTATAACCAACATCTCTTTTAAGGGCTTCAACCATCTTATCCGCAAAGGGTCTATCTTGGGAGTGACCAACAATAACCAAATCACTTTTTTCATAATCAATCGTATTTTTAATATGATCAACGTAATAAGAGATCACTTTGTTTCGTCCTCTTACTTTTCCAAAAGGGACTGTAAGTGCATCTTCAACCACTAAAACCGGCTTAATATTAAGCACTTCCGCAATCACCGCCTTTGAGGCTTTGATTCTCCCACCCTTTTTTAGATACTTTAGGGTATCTACACAAAAAAGATGTTCAATTCTATTATTTGTATGGAAATTGACCATACCTAAAATTGCTTCTAAGACCTCACCCTTTTCTAACATTTTTCCAATCTTAATTACAATCATTCCTGTTCCTAAACAGAGGGAATTAGAGTCAATCAGAGTAATATCTTCTGTCTCTAAGGCTTCTTTCGCGATACCTGCTGATTGAAAAGTTCCACTTGCATTGGATCCAATGGTAACACAAATTATTTTATTCCCTTGGTCTAGCTCTTTTTTAAATGCATTCATGAAACTTTCAGGTGTTACTTGTGATGTGATCGGTAATGTTTCTGATAATTCAAGCTTATCGTAAAACTCTTTTGGAGTTAGGTCAAAATATTCTTCTTCACTAAATCTTACCGATAAGGGTACGACAGTTATTTTATATTTTTCAATTACTTCTAATGGTAAATCTGCTGAAGAATCGGTGAAAAGTTTGTAGGTCATTTTTTTCCCCTCGGCCCTATCATTTGGGCTTTCCTTGTTTTTTATTTGTATACATCATCTGCTTTTAATAATTCAATATCCTTCTGCGTCAGTACATAGATGG from Firmicutes bacterium HGW-Firmicutes-1 encodes the following:
- a CDS encoding DNA-binding response regulator, giving the protein MGKKILVVDDEKLIIKGITFSLEQDGFEVDSAFDGEEALNLARGKEYDLIVLDVMLPKIDGLSVCQQIREFSVVPIIMLTAKGDDMDKILGLEYGADDYMTKPFNILELKARIKAIFRRSKYGAAEGAEGNPIIMSGDLKINSESRRVYVKELEVSLTAKEFDLLELFVNHSNKVYSRENLLNIVWGYDYPGDVRTVDVHVRRLREKVEPNPSEPTYIHTKWGVGYYYQHV
- a CDS encoding methylglyoxal synthase gives rise to the protein MLDRKMGVQKQIALVAHDNCKKDLIAWVKKNKDVLSSHFLYGTGTTGALIAKETGLPVRTFLSGPLGGDQQISSRIIENDINFLIFFWDPLEAQPHDPDVKALLRIAVLYDIPIATNQASADFMFTSPLLDQEYDRYIIDYSQRIKRSINI
- a CDS encoding NAD(+) synthase, yielding MTNYGFIRVAAASPEIKVGYCSYNTNEIIHLTKLALTDKASLIVFPELCITGYTCGDLFFQQQLISEALKSLIELKSFSIDKKICMIVGLPVKVLNSLYNCAAFICNGKIIGLVPKSFMPNYNEFYEHRWFASANDLSVQEIIIDREVVPIGADLIFAHNELVDFKLGIEICEDLWTPIPPSTFLTLNGATLIANPSASNELVSKIDYRKQLLSSQSARTVSGYIYASAGFGESTTDVVYGGHCLIYENGAKLLENKRFQLKSNYITSDIDLDKLAMDRIRMTTYRESSTWMNSGYRQLSFDIPIDDFELSRKIDPHPFVPKNKNKRDERCEEIFSIQTSALAKRIRHIGCNKVVIGVSGGLDSTLALLVCAKTFDMLKLDKKNMIGVTMPGFGTTDRTYTNALLLIEKLGATKKEIPIQEACMQHFEAIGHDPLVHDITYENVQARERTQILMDLSNKEGAIVIGTGDLSELALGWATYNGDHMSMYGVNASIPKTLVRYLVEWVASKSNDDGLQNTLSDILLTPVSPELLPPDHDGNIQQKTEEVIGPYELHDFFLYNMVRYGYTPIKILFLAEKAFEDIYTKKVILSWLKTFYKRFFSQQFKRSCLPDGPKVGSICLSPRGDWRMPSDAAVACWLKDLDEINA
- a CDS encoding diguanylate cyclase; this encodes MDNYKNENTSINLTYKKDKIHEELNNYKYSPLRITLIYLFFGAVWVLSSDVVLSKIVSNQALLSKINIIKGWFYVAVTAVLVYSLISRLIIRIHKQENKLIDSYEELSETYKELEVSKQDLQVQYKVLVEYKEKLYKLAYQDHLTLLPNRRLFYHDLSKKINEAKEDECFVLLLIDVDNFKYVNDIYGHDYGDKTLLNISQRIQCLINDHMKLYRIGGDEFAIYIEGKADLTFIHQFASSIIDDFKKNLHISTKTTVSMSIGISMFPETTKDLNDLVKFADVALYKAKDAGKGTYSIFEASLKRYMDEKILFEEKLKLALANDEFILHFQPQVDFNTGEIRGFEALIRWVNEDLGFVPPNRFIPIAEETKIIIEIGEWVLKTAIEFGSKLNMGDKKYIISVNISVVQWMQDNFVEVVENALKDYQFSEEYLELEITESILIHSFDQTISKLHKLREKGIKVALDDFGTGYSSLNYLKELPISTLKIDKTFIDDILVEKSKNEHILNAIITLGHQFGLEVIAEGVETQEQLSYLYNNKCDTIQGYIYSKPLDQQKIDGFISSFDTGYDGHTKCIIKREKESIHTIK
- a CDS encoding DegV family protein, translating into MTYKLFTDSSADLPLEVIEKYKITVVPLSVRFSEEEYFDLTPKEFYDKLELSETLPITSQVTPESFMNAFKKELDQGNKIICVTIGSNASGTFQSAGIAKEALETEDITLIDSNSLCLGTGMIVIKIGKMLEKGEVLEAILGMVNFHTNNRIEHLFCVDTLKYLKKGGRIKASKAVIAEVLNIKPVLVVEDALTVPFGKVRGRNKVISYYVDHIKNTIDYEKSDLVIVGHSQDRPFADKMVEALKRDVGYNGEIIIGEIGAIIGTHAGPGVLAVFYVKK